The Cupriavidus sp. EM10 genome includes a region encoding these proteins:
- a CDS encoding glucan biosynthesis protein G gives MPGVALVGCLLGAAHAHAFSLDDVTARAKKLADQPYAAPVSNLPPVFAQMQFGDYIKIQPKMDNVEWKGEGTPFKLGFYHQGMHFSTPVRINEIVDSRIHEIRYEPSRFDFGDLKLDKAATNKLGYAGFRVLYPINRADKLDEVMSVLGASYFRVIGKGQVYGLSARGLAINTGLSEPEEFPAFREFWIERPKPEDKRLVFYALLDSKNATGAYRFELQPDSDAVLKVQARVFMRGQVKKVGIAPLTSMFLFGPQQMRDANNFRPALHDSNGLSIHTGDGEWLWRPLNNPRYVALSMFQVNNPRGFGLMQRGRDFSSYEDLKDRYDLRPSAWIEPQGAWGPGKVELVEIPTPDETNDNIVSFWTPDQLPPKGTPIKADYTIHWTMDERGVFAKDLAWARQTLRTAGEITQKNLIRHLDGSLGFVIDFEGGPLATLPANTPVQAQFSVGDNAEVIENVLQPNPVTRGYRVTLRIKVKDPNKVVEMREALVANGKPLSETWSYQIPPGTATQPTPAQAAR, from the coding sequence TTGCCGGGCGTCGCGCTTGTGGGGTGCCTGCTGGGCGCGGCCCACGCGCACGCGTTTTCGCTCGACGACGTGACCGCCCGCGCGAAGAAGCTGGCCGACCAGCCCTATGCGGCGCCGGTCAGCAACCTGCCACCGGTGTTCGCGCAGATGCAGTTCGGCGACTACATCAAGATCCAGCCAAAGATGGACAACGTGGAGTGGAAGGGCGAGGGCACGCCGTTCAAGCTCGGCTTCTACCACCAGGGCATGCATTTCAGCACGCCGGTGCGGATCAACGAGATCGTCGACAGCCGCATCCACGAGATCCGCTACGAACCGAGCCGCTTCGATTTCGGCGACCTCAAGCTCGACAAGGCCGCCACAAACAAGCTGGGCTACGCGGGCTTCCGCGTGCTGTACCCGATCAACCGGGCCGACAAGCTCGACGAGGTGATGAGCGTGCTGGGCGCCAGCTATTTCCGCGTGATCGGCAAGGGGCAGGTCTACGGCCTGTCCGCGCGCGGCCTGGCGATCAACACGGGCCTGTCGGAGCCCGAGGAATTCCCGGCTTTCCGCGAGTTCTGGATAGAGCGGCCCAAGCCCGAAGACAAGCGCCTGGTGTTCTACGCGCTGCTCGATTCGAAGAACGCCACCGGCGCCTATCGCTTCGAACTGCAGCCCGATTCCGATGCGGTGCTGAAGGTGCAGGCGCGCGTGTTCATGCGTGGGCAGGTCAAGAAGGTGGGCATCGCCCCGCTGACCAGCATGTTCCTGTTCGGCCCGCAGCAGATGCGCGATGCCAACAACTTCCGTCCGGCGCTGCATGATTCGAACGGCCTGTCGATCCATACCGGCGACGGCGAATGGCTGTGGCGTCCGCTGAACAACCCCAGGTACGTGGCGCTGAGCATGTTCCAGGTGAACAATCCGCGCGGATTTGGGCTGATGCAGCGCGGGCGCGATTTTTCGTCGTACGAAGACCTGAAGGACCGCTACGACCTGCGCCCGAGCGCGTGGATCGAGCCCCAGGGCGCCTGGGGCCCCGGCAAGGTCGAACTGGTGGAGATTCCCACGCCCGACGAGACCAACGACAACATCGTCTCGTTCTGGACGCCCGACCAGTTGCCCCCCAAGGGCACGCCGATCAAGGCCGACTACACGATCCACTGGACCATGGACGAACGCGGCGTGTTCGCCAAGGACCTGGCGTGGGCGCGGCAGACGCTTCGCACGGCCGGCGAGATCACCCAGAAGAACCTGATCCGCCATCTGGACGGCAGCCTGGGCTTCGTGATCGATTTCGAGGGCGGCCCGCTGGCCACGCTGCCGGCCAATACGCCCGTGCAGGCGCAGTTCAGCGTGGGCGACAACGCCGAGGTGATCGAGAACGTGCTGCAGCCGAATCCGGTGACCAGGGGCTATCGCGTGACGCTGCGCATCAAGGTCAAGGACCCGAACAAGGTGGTGGAAATGCGCGAGGCCCTGGTGGCCAACGGCAAGCCGCTCAGCGAAACCTGGAGCTACCAGATTCCGCCGGGCACCGCCACCCAGCCGACGCCGGCGCAGGCGGCCAGGTAG
- a CDS encoding transglycosylase domain-containing protein, translated as MTAGLAAAGVLLAGFAAVVSLRQLPSVDALRDYRPQVPLRVFTRDDVQIGEFGTEHREFIPIDRMPRQMSDALLAAEDDQFYSHVGVDVPGLVRAALANIGEGYAQGASTITMQVARNFYLSREKTLSRKWYEILLAFEIDRSLPKERILELYMNQVYLGEHAYGFGSAAQTYFGKPLAQLSLAETAMLAGLPKAPRP; from the coding sequence GTGACCGCAGGGCTGGCCGCCGCCGGCGTGCTGCTGGCCGGTTTTGCCGCCGTGGTCAGCCTGCGTCAACTGCCGTCCGTCGACGCCCTGCGCGACTATCGCCCCCAGGTGCCGCTGCGCGTTTTTACCCGCGATGACGTGCAGATCGGCGAATTCGGCACCGAGCACCGCGAGTTCATCCCGATCGACCGCATGCCCAGGCAGATGTCCGACGCGCTGCTGGCGGCCGAGGACGACCAGTTCTACAGCCATGTGGGCGTCGACGTGCCGGGACTGGTGCGCGCCGCGCTGGCCAATATCGGCGAGGGCTACGCCCAGGGCGCGTCCACCATCACCATGCAGGTGGCCCGCAATTTCTACCTGTCGCGCGAGAAGACGCTGTCGCGCAAGTGGTACGAGATCCTGCTCGCGTTCGAGATCGACCGATCGCTGCCCAAGGAGCGCATCCTCGAGCTCTACATGAACCAGGTGTACCTGGGCGAGCACGCCTACGGCTTCGGCAGCGCCGCGCAGACCTACTTCGGCAAACCGCTGGCGCAGCTGTCGCTGGCGGAGACGGCCATGCTGGCCGGCCTGCCCAAGGCCCCTCGACCATGA
- a CDS encoding penicillin-binding transpeptidase domain-containing protein — MNPMVNLPRAKRRQEYVLGRMLALGMITQDQYRDARNAQIVVSHDANGRFDGHAEYVAELARQLAHDRFGDDAYTRGINVYTTVSSMHQTLAYDAVQAGIERYGKRHGSAKAATALPQAALISLDARTGAIEAMVGGTDFSTNRYNHATQAQRQPGSTFKPFVYSAALERGISPGTLINDAPLDNSPRWQPSNDDGRFVGPITVRQALAESRNLPAIRTLQAIGIPYAIDFAGKFGFATKRLPPYLPMALGTGTTSPLRLAAAYGVFANQGHRIEPYLIEKITDGDGNVLFAADTAEPPRVISERNAFVMNSLLQSVVDEGTGTGVKRYLRRDDVAGKTGTTNDSVDGWFAGYAGQVVTVAWMGFDDNRSLGRHEFGATTALPVWAAYMEGRLAGVPDAGFATPPQLAQFNNDWAYAENADGTHGLASLGFPPPPAASDLPADGGMPGVPVSTSPTPTPAGLDVPASTNAPRAGGAAL; from the coding sequence ATGAATCCGATGGTCAACCTGCCGCGCGCCAAGCGCCGCCAGGAATACGTGCTGGGCCGCATGCTGGCGCTGGGCATGATCACGCAGGACCAGTACCGCGACGCGCGCAACGCGCAAATCGTGGTCAGCCACGATGCCAATGGCCGCTTCGACGGGCATGCCGAGTATGTGGCCGAACTGGCGCGCCAGCTGGCGCATGATCGTTTTGGCGACGACGCCTATACGCGCGGCATCAACGTCTACACCACGGTGTCGTCGATGCACCAGACGCTGGCCTACGACGCCGTGCAGGCCGGCATCGAGCGCTACGGCAAGCGGCATGGCTCTGCCAAGGCTGCCACGGCGCTGCCCCAGGCGGCACTGATATCGCTGGACGCCCGCACCGGCGCCATCGAGGCCATGGTGGGCGGCACCGATTTCAGCACCAACCGGTACAACCACGCCACGCAGGCGCAGCGCCAGCCGGGCTCGACCTTCAAGCCGTTCGTCTATTCGGCGGCGCTGGAGCGCGGCATTTCGCCGGGCACGCTGATCAACGACGCGCCGCTCGACAATTCGCCGCGCTGGCAGCCGTCGAACGACGATGGCCGCTTTGTCGGGCCGATCACGGTGCGCCAGGCACTGGCCGAATCGCGCAACCTGCCGGCCATCCGCACGCTGCAGGCCATCGGCATTCCGTATGCGATCGATTTCGCCGGCAAGTTCGGCTTCGCGACCAAGCGCCTGCCGCCGTACCTGCCGATGGCGCTGGGCACGGGCACCACGTCGCCGCTGCGGCTGGCGGCCGCCTATGGCGTGTTCGCCAACCAGGGCCACCGCATCGAACCGTACCTGATCGAGAAGATCACCGATGGCGACGGCAACGTGCTGTTTGCGGCCGACACCGCCGAGCCGCCGCGCGTGATTTCCGAGCGCAACGCCTTCGTCATGAACAGTCTGCTGCAGAGCGTGGTGGACGAAGGCACGGGCACGGGCGTCAAGCGCTATCTGCGCCGCGACGATGTGGCCGGCAAAACGGGCACCACCAACGATTCGGTCGATGGCTGGTTTGCCGGTTACGCGGGACAGGTGGTCACCGTGGCGTGGATGGGCTTCGACGACAACCGCAGCCTGGGCCGGCACGAGTTCGGCGCCACGACGGCGCTGCCAGTCTGGGCCGCCTATATGGAAGGCCGCCTCGCCGGCGTACCCGACGCCGGCTTTGCCACGCCGCCGCAACTGGCCCAGTTCAACAACGACTGGGCCTATGCCGAGAACGCCGACGGCACTCACGGCCTGGCGTCGCTGGGCTTCCCGCCGCCACCGGCCGCATCCGATCTGCCGGCCGATGGCGGCATGCCAGGCGTGCCGGTTTCCACCAGCCCGACGCCGACCCCGGCCGGGCTCGACGTCCCGGCATCGACCAACGCACCACGCGCCGGCGGCGCCGCGCTTTGA
- a CDS encoding arsenic transporter: protein MPVYATPLIWAVATLATLGVLFRPFRLPEPFWAMAGALLLCVAGLLPWRDALEAVARGNDVYLFLAGMMLISELARKTGLFDHVAALAVRSAQGSARRLFVLVYGFGIAVTAFMSNDATAVVLTPAVLAATRAARVRNPLPHLYACAFIANAASFLLPISNPANLVLFGERMPPLMGWLARFTLPSVVAIVMTFVALYWTQREALAERIADDVQTPPLTLQAWLTTAGIALTGVALLTASLRGMDLGWPTFLGGAATLLAVCATQPRLLRPAITEVSWGVLPMVAGLFVLVAGLSQTGLTAQLAHWVRELSMQHGSDAVMGAGIAGALVGVVSNIVNNLPAGLFAASALAAGHASETVTAAVLIGVDLGPNLSVTGSLATLLWLTALRREGHVVSAGTFLKTGAIVMPLALLPALAVLR from the coding sequence ATGCCCGTCTACGCCACCCCGCTGATCTGGGCCGTCGCCACGCTGGCCACGCTGGGCGTGCTGTTCCGCCCGTTCCGGCTGCCCGAGCCGTTCTGGGCCATGGCTGGCGCGCTGCTGCTCTGCGTGGCCGGCCTGCTGCCCTGGCGCGACGCGCTTGAGGCGGTGGCGCGCGGCAACGATGTCTATCTGTTCCTGGCCGGGATGATGCTGATCTCCGAACTGGCCCGCAAGACCGGCCTGTTCGACCATGTGGCGGCCCTGGCCGTGCGCAGCGCCCAGGGTTCGGCCAGGCGCCTGTTCGTGCTGGTCTACGGCTTCGGCATCGCCGTGACGGCCTTCATGTCGAATGACGCGACGGCCGTGGTGCTGACGCCCGCCGTGCTGGCCGCCACGCGCGCCGCCCGCGTGCGCAATCCCCTGCCCCACCTGTACGCCTGCGCGTTCATCGCCAATGCCGCCAGCTTCCTGCTGCCGATCTCGAATCCGGCCAACCTGGTGCTGTTCGGCGAGCGCATGCCGCCGCTGATGGGCTGGCTGGCCCGGTTCACGCTGCCGTCGGTCGTGGCCATCGTCATGACGTTCGTGGCCCTGTACTGGACCCAGCGCGAGGCCCTGGCCGAGCGCATCGCCGACGACGTGCAAACGCCGCCGCTGACGCTACAGGCCTGGCTGACCACGGCAGGCATCGCCCTGACCGGCGTGGCACTGCTGACCGCATCGCTGCGCGGCATGGACCTGGGATGGCCCACCTTCCTCGGTGGCGCGGCTACGCTGCTGGCCGTCTGCGCCACGCAGCCGCGCCTGCTGCGCCCGGCGATTACCGAGGTCTCGTGGGGTGTATTGCCGATGGTGGCCGGGCTCTTCGTGCTCGTGGCCGGCCTGTCGCAGACCGGCCTCACCGCGCAGCTGGCCCACTGGGTACGCGAGCTTTCGATGCAGCACGGTTCGGATGCCGTCATGGGCGCGGGCATTGCCGGCGCGCTGGTCGGCGTGGTCAGCAACATCGTCAACAACCTGCCCGCCGGGCTGTTTGCCGCCTCGGCGCTGGCTGCCGGTCACGCGTCCGAAACGGTGACGGCCGCCGTGCTGATTGGCGTGGACCTGGGGCCCAACCTGTCGGTGACCGGTTCGCTGGCCACGCTGCTCTGGCTGACCGCGCTGCGCCGCGAGGGCCACGTCGTCAGCGCTGGCACTTTCCTTAAAACCGGCGCCATCGTGATGCCGCTGGCGCTGCTGCCAGCGTTGGCCGTCTTGCGCTGA